GAGAAGTAATCTAAAATGATATGATCTGACTTGTTGCATAATTGATTGCTTGAAAAACGGATACGTTAACCGGGGAAGGCAAGTCTTTTTTGACTCAGAGTGCTTGAGTTGGTATTAATTTGAgaatattaaactaaaacgTTGTTTAGAACGTGGGTGAGTAAAAAGAGGCATGTTGATTGTGGTTTTGAACGAGATCGGACCAAATGTAGAACAATGCATGGAAAAATTCCACTCGCGAGGATGTTTAGCCTGGTCTAGGTTCATTTTTTAAGCGTTAACAGTCCTAACCACCATAGCACAACTTTATGCCAAATACATTCAGCACAAGAACAACTAATCAGTCTGTTAGCAACAACAATTTCTTAAGAGTAAGATTCTGCTGCCTTTTTACCCGGCTGATATGACAGTTGATTGTCGGTTGATTTGGACCAACCTAATTTTGTTACTCTTTTAccaatttcataaatataaataaatacataatgtATTAAACCTGACTGAAATAGTCAATATTATTGCAGTAACTTTAACTATTCAATCAAACAAAGTAAAATGTTTTATACATTAGAATACAGTTAGAGATagcttttgacccatttaccaCTTCCACCCATTACAGATAAAAGATAACCCAAATTTACCTATTTGTAGGCTACATTAATCGAATTTGCAGCTTCAATAACAACCATTTTGGGGATGGTGAACCATAATATTTGCAGACCCAAACTCCTCTTTCCGGGATACAACTTGAAACCGgagggtttcaactttcaacaataTCAATAGTTAATTAAATCCATTGTAGCAGTCAAAATTTCTATTAGGACTAATATTTGTGATGAATTGTATTATGTTATAGACTAGAGGGACTATTTGTGTAAGTTGATCCTTAGGTATTCAAGCCTCAAGCCCTCAAGGATTAGTGTTTTTATGAAGCCTTTTTACCTTTTACATCATTTTCTACCCTAATTACTCATACATTGCAGccgtatttcttcccattttcCTTTACATTTTATGCATTTCCTTTTGATCTTGATCTTATGTGATGTTTATGCTATTAGTTTTACTTATCAATTTCTCTCTAGCAGCCTCATTTGACCAAGTGGgtattaatttacataatttgaCAAAAACTTATTTTCGTCTTGTGCTTTCAAAAAACATGTCAATGAATGCCAGGTTTCCTAGACAGTCTAGATGGCAACATGGACAAGTAAGATAATGGGTTGAATTAAATCAAACCACAGAAGGTAATCtaaactataaaaaataaaacgatTTAAAAGTTTCATTCGTTATAAATACAATTTGGACAATTTTCAGTGCATTTTGTCTTGTTCAGTTGTTGAATTAGCCAAGTTTTTAACGTGTACCCACATGACCCGTTAGAGACTCGTGTTTGTTAAATGTCTtaataaataatcatgacttaaacataaatatttaatttattaaatcattaaaagtgtttgttttttttacttagtaaacaaaaaacaactgtatCTGTAGTATTTCAGGCCCCTTTAATTTACTCTAAATCACTCGtatattatgaaatataactTGCAGAGAAAAAGGAACTTGTTTTCCTAAAtgaaaaaatccataaaaaggtgcATATTTACccaaaattcctaataagggAACCTATTTAGATACAGATATGTTTACACTTGCGACTTAATTTGATAGGCTGTATTAAAGTTTGATACAATGAATGACCAAAAGCAATGCTCACAAAGAACAATTTGCAGCAGCCGaagtaacaataatataattttagagaaaatgtcacaaatgatcCCTGTGGTTGTTAGTATTTGCATTTTGCACCATGTGCTTTTTTTTCCATTGCAAACAGTCCCTTGGTTTTTCATTCTTGTTGTCAGCGGTCCCtcacactaacttctgttaattTTAGCCGTTAAATTTGTCGCGTGCATatcatgtgagggcattttggtccttttatttttaaaacaccCATTATCTCTTTACCCTCTCCTTTTTCAGATCTAAAATCAATAtctttcatcatcatctctaaCAAACTTATAGATATATTTCCAGATCTTCATATGAAATGATAATGAATAAAAACTTTATTCTTAAAACTCAAAGATCAGATATAAAAATCCAAATCTAATATACATAAATCCaatatcttcatcttctttatttCTCAACATCTAATCTAACACACCCTATTTTAACTAACAGTTATCATATATAGTGTTCCATGAAACTAAATTtactcaattttatttttatctatatatgtgtgtgtgtgtgtgtatatatatatatgaatgaactATCTCCAATCCAGACACAAAAATGTAAAAACCCATTAATCAAAACCCATTTGTTTTCCTTGTAAAAATCCCTTGTACCATTTTGATTATATCAATCAAAAACCCAACAAAGCTTATTCAATGAATCTACACAAGCAAATTTCGCTTGATTGATATATGTTATCTAAATAAAGAATTTCATCAGAAGACTAGTTACATTACACACAAAATACATCCCAAACAACTAAACCTATATACATATCTAAATCTctgtctatatatacatatctattcGGTGATTCATTCGTTACACATCTAAGGAACTAAGAGATTGTTGTTGATCGAGGAAAAACAAGGAAAAAATCTGGAAAGAAATCGAAACCCAAAAACTCTAAAACATGTCACCTTCACCTTGGATATTTGATTGGAAGTTGGTTAGTACTGTGGATCTAACCGAAAAAGCTCATAGTCTTCGTCGCGGCTATATAAAGTTCGTTGACGTGAATCAAGTGGTTCCGGTTACCATGGATGTTATTTGGAACAAATCTTGGCTTTTCCATAAAGGTAAGAATGATGGATACTAACTTGAAAGTGTTGGTTAAATTTTGGTGATTGGTATGAGATACAATACAATTTTAATTGGGTCCTCTTCTATGCTTTTGGATGGATAGGAATCTTCATTTTTAACAGGTGTGATGGCTCGTTGATTGTGTAGATGTaatgtaatacatatatataggtcATAGATGcataagatatatatttaatcattaattaaaaaattgctttatcacaaatagtccctgtgATTAGGAAATGGACTAAAATGCCCTCACGTGATATGCACGTGTTAAATGTAACAGCTAAAATTAACAGAAGTTAGTCTGAGGGACCGCTGACAACGAGAATGAAAAATCAAAGGActgtttgcaacgaaaaaaaagcaCAGAGAGCAAAATGCGAATACCAACAACCACAGgcaccatttgtgacattttctcgcCTTTTTAACTTTCTCTCTAGTcagtagtttttattttttatttttccattgCAAGATGACTGGAAACTGTAACAGGCTTTTCCTTTGTAACTGAATGTATACATTTTCATGGGACTAGAAAGAGAATACCATGATCGTCGGATAAAGAGTCCACCCTTCAATATTCGATGTACGTGAATAGTTCTATTAGAAGCATTGTATCATCTTTGTAGCTTTAATATAGGTTCGAAAATTAGTTAGTAATGTCCAGTTGCAAAAACTCAAAACCAACATAAGTTTATATATGCAACTTAGGATATCCTAAATGATATAGTTGTAATGCGTAGACTTACACTTTACGCCTTAATTTACAATACACACATGGGTGCTGATTACTGAAATCACACGCAATTCCTCTTTACAGGCTTTATTTGATCCTGAATGCTACTTTTGATGTACTATTGTACTTAACTATTTTTAGATTTATGTTAGGGGAATCCCAAGTAGTTTAAGATTGATAACGTACTGTTGAATAATCATTGGGATGCTTTGATTTGCAGTTCCTTTACACTGTCACGGGAAATGTTCGAGTtctgaaaaaacaaatatactcATTAGAATAGCCGGATTCCATTCTGGAGATTTCCATAAACAACACCATTGGAAGAAATGTGTTATTGAATCCCCTCAACACACCCATATTGTCACTTCTAAGCCTGCGTGAGATGCCGTGACCTATAAAATGCGATTTGGGGGTATTGGCTGAGGTGCAGTGAACTATATGAGTATACTCATGGATTTTTCAGCAATGTGACAGAAGTTTTGAAAGA
The sequence above is drawn from the Erigeron canadensis isolate Cc75 chromosome 4, C_canadensis_v1, whole genome shotgun sequence genome and encodes:
- the LOC122594879 gene encoding uncharacterized protein LOC122594879, with the translated sequence MSPSPWIFDWKLVSTVDLTEKAHSLRRGYIKFVDVNQVVPVTMDVIWNKSWLFHKVPLHCHGKCSSSEKTNILIRIAGFHSGDFHKQHHWKKCVIESPQHTHIVTSKPA